AATTCTTTGCTTATGGTGATACCATCTGAACCATCTGAAGCTAAGGTTTTAGATACATCAAAAGATGAATGGTCTTCTGAGAAGGTCTTTTCATCTATTGATCTCGAAGTTTCTCTTACGCTGTCAATGGATACTTTTGAGAAATCTTTAGTTAAATCTGCCGTTGAGTCTTTTGAAAGTTCATTCGTTGCAAAGTCCCTTGAAGTATCTTTGCTATCTATTGAAGATTTTGAATAATCTTTTGTTAAATCAATAGATTTTTTTGATAAATCAGGAGTACCTCTGTCTTCATTTTGATCATCAATTTTAAATTCGTCTTTTGTATCAAAAGACATTTTAGAAGTATCTTTAAGTAGTTCAGCCCCACTTAATTTGGACAGATCAGCCGAAGTTCTATCCTCAATTATAGATTTCTGATCGTCTTCGGAAGACTTTGTCAGGGTGGAAATAACAGTTGTAACTGATGATTCAGTAGTTGATTTTGATACAACATCGGAACGAAGAACGCTGTCAACAAAGTGAGTTTTTTTCCCCGTAAATGGCATCGGTTTTTCGTCTTGTGGCTGTATACTGGAACTGGCTTCTGATTCATGTGAGCTTAATACATGATGCTCGTCAAAACCTTTTTGTTCGATGAATTTTGAATCTTCTCCAAAGTATTCAGTCTATAAAAAGTAAACATATAAGCTAAAATAATAAGGCTGACACAAATAATTTGTAAATCAATAACAGCTAAAACCTATTATGtgaaaataagtaatttattaaataatattaaaatctcaCTTCTTTCTCTGGAAAATCATCAGCATCATCTAAAGAATCTGTGCGCATTTTTTTTGGGTCAAAACTAGAAGCTGGAAGCTTATTATCGACTTCTGAAGAAGGCTCGATAATTTCCAAAACTTTAGCTTTATCCATATCTAAAacaatgtaatttattaataaaatttgtaaaataaaaacaaacaaaaatattatgtgttgttAGAAATAGCACCGAAACTTAATACCCAACTTTAATTTACATACACAGTCTTAACAAAGTATATTATTGAAAACTAATTGAAAATCATCAATCAGTGAGTATTTCTTGATAATAGTGATGAAATATAGCGAACATTTTTGATCAACTCAGctttaaatcaaatcaaattggTTCATCAGTTGCTTGAATCTTTAAAACAACTCAACGAAAAAGGCATTCATAGCATCCAAGCATAAAAAACGCATGTGTTTCGAAATAATATAACTCAATACACACTGACACAGGCCAGTGGATTCACAGAGTTTAGTTTATCACTCACGTACCCACTACTGATACGTCACATAACATTTACCTCATCAGTACAATAGGGTAGCGCACCAGTACGGTCGTCGATCGACATGCTGACAAATATTTCGGCACacaaattttgtatggatatatTTCCTgcgattttgtgaatataataatatattcatattatactCGCTGTTCAGCGAGTATAATTCCCAGCTTATAATAGTCCATGATACTCGTATCTCGAAGTTCGCCCATAACAATTGCAATGAATtgctagtaatatatttttaatataatgtaatagaTAAGAAAGTAACAAAAGTACTGGAATTACCTGACTCGGAATCTGTATATATTTGCTCCTCCATTTCATCCGGAGAACTTTGAACCGAAAATGTTCTAATTTGTTTTTTCTTAGGCATTATCATCGTTTCTCCACTGTCCCTTGACAAAGATTTTGTCAATCCTGGCTTATCTTTTATTCTTTTTGCATCTGATATATTCTCTAATGTTAAGTCTACATACTGGTCTTGTGAATCTTTAGATTTGTCTAATAGCCCTTCAACTGTGACGACGGCTTCTTCAATTATTGAATCTACTGAAACTTCGCCTTCCAAGTCCTTCGGGTGTTCTTCGATTGGTGCATCTTCCGAAGACATATCAATATCTTCTGACgcctgtttaattattatttcaatattttcagCCATTTGTTTCATTGCTGAGTCAGacttttttaattctttttttgaatcatcagctttatatttttctaaaacttCTGTCTTTAGTTTTGAAATATCTTCCTCCGTTTCAGTTTCTGACTCTGCTATTCTTTCTAATGATATAGCAGGGCTGATACAAGAATGTCTACGTTCGTCTTTCGTAGGTACTTTAGCATCGTAAGATCGTTTTTCTGAATCGAATTCTTTCACTATAGATTTCTCGTGTAGGGGACTGCGAGCCAAAGCATCGGCTGTCCCTTTTTGCAGTATTTCATCTACAACATTCGTTACTTCTTTCTTAGATATTTCGGAAGCTCCATGTTGAACGAtcccttttttaatttttttcgaaTCTTTACCTGAATCTGATATTTCATCTCCAACGGAAAATTTATCAAGAGTGTCTGTTCTTATTTTACTGACATCAAACTTAGTTCCTTgaatttttttatcttcaaaatCAGGTTCAATTGACTTAGTGCTTTTAATAATTTGATCATCACCTTTTTTTACTTCAATAGGTGCTGGTGGTTCTGTTGAAGAGATAATGTTTTCGATTTCAGTAACAATTTGCGATTTATATTTAACTGAAGATGTAACTTCAGAAACTTTTGTTGACACTGATTCTTCGCCAGTTGGATATTTTGTTCTCTCTGTTATTGTAGTTTTTGTAACTTCCTCTCCACTAGGTTTTTTGGCTATTTCTGTCAATGTAACAATTGTAATAGTTTCACCAGATGGTCCTATTTTTGTTTGTGTATCCGATTGTGCTTTTAATAGTTCTTCTTTCAAATCGTGTTTATGTAGTTCATCGCTACTTGTTTCTTGTGCAAAAGTTTTAATGATATCAGTAGAAACACTTTCAGTTACATCACTTATTTTGGTCATGCATTTTTCAGATGTTGTGTGTTCTGATTCCTTTGTTGCAACCTCTCCTGTTAGATATTTTGTGGTTTCTCTTACAGTAGTTTTAACTTGTTCTTCTCCGTCGAGTCCATTAATTTTTTCAATAGTAGTTGTAGTGGTTATTTCTTCTCCCGCATTCCCAATAGTTGTAGTTACGGATGTGTCTATTATATCTGTATCCTCGTGTTCTTTCTCTTTGACGGATGTTTCTGTTGTTTTTTGTGTTATAGACTCTCTGGCATCCGTGATTTTTTTAGAAGAAGCTATCAATGTTTCATGAGATAAGCCCGTTTCTCTTTTTAATTGCTCCTCACGTTCTTTGTGAAGGAATTGGCTTGTGAAATCTTTTTCTTGTGcacttaaagtaaaaaattatacatgtaaaactaaataattttaaataaactgATATTTTAACTTGTTAGTTACTTTAATATGGATCAATAAGTTGATGAAATTATTGCAAGAAACAAaggaattatttttgtttttctcaataatattatagttacaaaCGCTTAAATTCATACCTTATTTCAGATATATGGGGCAGCTTATGCACGTATTCTGAAACATGATCTTCTGGGAAGCCCTCTACATCATCTAATGAATCTCCATGTGTTAACTTTGCTGGTTTCGCTGGTTCAAtctttttatctataaaaatatgatttggATAGCAGCAAAGTTTGAAAAATCTTATTTCATCATCAATTACATTCATTTTTACtacattaaaaaagtaataaaattgttttgatACCTTCTTTCCTAAAATCTGATCTCTCTTTTGACAATATATTAACATGAGTTCCTTGTGTTGCTATATCATCTTCTGATTCTTCAAATGTGTAATCTCTTGATTCTGTTAGGCTGTGAGCATCAGAAAGACGTTTTTCTTCAAGCCGTAGCTCACTTGCAGATCCGGACTCAACAGACGTTACTGATTGTCGTTTTGTTTCATCTGAAATGAAATTTCATTAAATccttttttcttataaatggaaagtAATgttataaagaatatttatataattgttAAACGCCTAGTTAAATTTTTTACCTTTATCTAACGTTGCTCCAGCTAGAATTTTAGATTCTGATTTCTCAATTTGCTTTATAATATCCTTAACGGATTTCGTAGCATCTTTCTGTTTTAAATCTTCCAAGTCATCATCTTTTGCTACACCTTCTTCTGACGAGGTTTTCTTATCAGTTACTGCGTCTTCCGAACTTATTTTATCAGAGATACCTTCAGAGGACTTTTTATCTGAAATTTCAACCTCTCTGCTGCTctccgaggaaattttatcagAGACATCATCCTTTTCGAATGAACGATCAACTTCTTCGGCTTCAGTGACAATCATTTGGAACTCTTGCTTAGACTTTGATGGCTCGGTCTCTATCAAGTCGCTTAATTTGCTGATTGATATTGATTCTGTTCTTGAATGCCTCTTTGGAGTCATTTTCTTAAAAAGTACCTCTGGCTCTTCACACTGAGATATTTCTTGTTTATCAGAATCTAACGTTGTTGAATCAATTTTCAAAGCAGTAAATCCACTTATACTTTCTTCAAACTTTTCATCACCAAAGGCGCTACCAGAATCAGCAGTACCTTCATATTCTGCTCTCTCATCAAAATCTGATGAAGAAATTTTTGCTTTGACATCTGACTGATCAGATTTTGAAGACTCAGCTTCTGAGTGTCGTCTAGAATCAGTATGTTCTGAATCTTCTAACGAATCAGAATAGATTCTTTTTGAGAAGAAGCATTCTTGAACTGAATCATCCTCTGGTACTGTTTCAATAAATTGTCTTGCTTTAGCGCTTATGACAGGAGACTCTTTCGAAGTATCCTAAACGAGAATAAAATTTCATGTAAATTATATGAAACTACTactatttatcaaaataattaaaacttaattatgtATTGTTATAAGTTTCTACCTTCTCAGGTTCTTTGGTTAAAAGTGTTGACGAATGAACACTTTCAAATTGTAAAAATTCTTTAGTTATATCTTTGGTACTCGTGGTAGATTTATCTACGACAGTAAAATCTTCACCAGATTTTGTCACAACAACATCTTTAGGACCTCGTTCAACAGGCTTATGTGCAGGGCTGAGTCCAATCTGGTCATCTAATTCCGAAAATTGAGAGCCATCCAAAGAATCGCTTCTTTGTTTTGAATCTCTAGAATAAACCTggcaaattcaaaaataataatatttaactttattataggtggttttaaaatgttatttgatATTATTCGTTTACCTTTGATTCTGTTTGGGATACAAAACTTATATCCTTTTCAGTGCTCTGTTGTAAATCAGCCATAGAATCCGCTGTACATGAAAGGATTGTAGATTCATAGGACATTTTTTTGTCAGATCCTCCAGAATCAGTTTTCGTATGTTTGCTAATATCTGACTTTGTACTTGAAATAGACTGAGGAACTTCAgcctaaaacaaattaaatcatCACTGTTATCCTAGTTTTGgacttaaaaagtaataatattatagtattagatTCATATTACCTTGTCTTTTTCCACAGTAGTCATAGTAACACCCTTTTCTTCAAAAGTTTCAGAAATTTCTTCTTCGCTTACCTTTGTTCTTAACTCATCAGTTAattgtttttcaattttatatttcttGGCCATCATATCTTGCTCATCTGGTTGctttttatgtttataaatatctttttttaaatcatgTGTGATGTCAGATGTTAATTGATTTGCTTccaatttatgttttttatctttttcaGCCTTTACAGTAGTCTGAGATTCAGTTTCTGTTTCGGAATCTGTAGATTTTTTGAGAAACTCACTATCTTCTTCTGATGATACCTGGACAAGAGTTGAATCGGTTCGTACTGACTTGGTGAAAACTTTACTTTTATCACTTGTATGTTTCACTCTAGAATCAAATTGTTGTATTGTTTCTTTGATTGATTTTACGGATTCTATATGTTTTTCTGCTTCTGTGTGAATTTTATGAGTGACATTTTCTTCGGTTTCTCTAAGAGAGATTTGTTTTGATTGGTCTCTTATAAAAGCTTGTGTATATTCTATGCCTGGATCTTGTTCTTGAGTATGTTTCTTTAAAGCTTCTTTGGTTAATTTTACTGTTGTTTTTGGTAAATCTACAGATGATTCTTTTGTAAGTTTTGTTTCAATagcatttattttatcttttaagGTCGCTTCTGCTATATCTTTTTCGTCAACAACTAAATCTGGAGATTTATCTCCGTCATCAAGCTTTTCTTCAATTTTGGCGCTATCAATTTCTTTTTGTGAAATAACATCCCTTGAAAAACTATCTATTTTTGTTGTTTCAGTACTTGTTTTTGTGTCTATAGTATCTGATGGAATTGATTTTCGTGGCGTAATAGTAACATTAGAAAAGTCACCGGAAGAGAACTTCATAGACTCATTTCTCATATGCCTTTGTAAATGCTTAGGAGTAGGCTTAGCTGGTGAGGAGGGGTCAAATTTTCTAAATTGATCCGTAGGCCTTTCCGGTTTCTTTTGCTCTAATGAAGGTGTCTTTTCACTAATTTCTTTGTCAACCTCTTCTTCCCCAGTATCAGGTGTAGTTTTCGAACGTGTCCGTTCCAATTTTGGTTCTTTTTCCTTGACCTACAATTGTGTTAAAAATGTAgttatactttttttatgatACTAACTAGTAAGCGatactttttttatactaactctaaaaatataataaaataactaaaaccTGCTGTTCGATGTCCTGGAACTTTTTGATGTCTGGCTTAATTTGagttttaatttcaattatttcCTCTCTAATTTCTTTCTTTTGCTTAGACGCTGGTATTTTACTAGaacttaattttttagttatttgttCTTTCCTTTCTGCGACACTCCGTTTGACatctatattataaacataaaatattagtttaggTAAACAGAATAATATCCCTATACAAGGGATTCAGCaataactttaacttaaacTACCTTCGTCTTCTTCACTTTCTTCACTAGGTGTGGGGGTTCTTTCAATTTCGCTTTTATCAAGAACACATTTTTCTTCTGGCGAATATTTAGCTTCATCCTGATCTAAGTCTTCTGTACGAATACCTTCTATAACTTGATTGTCATCGTGTATTAGTTCTTTTAATTTATTGTCTTCATCAACTTTATAAAAACATcaatataattatgaattactaatattgactttaaaattttaacgcataattacataaatatatataacgcATATTTATATTTAGAAAGCCCGCTTTAAAATAGTTAACGCAATTTTACAGGAAAAAACCGTAATTGGAGACAGATTACAGAatagttttaatgaaataaatattctacAAAAACTAAATCGATCCGTAAATATTAAGCTTTTGTAGATTTTCATCACGTAaactacttattattaattatgaagaACTACGGCTTTTTCCATtttcaaaatatgtattacATTGATGCTTTGTTTTAATTACATCAAATAAAAAGCTTTCGAATATTTGTAATACAATGCAAAAGTACCTTTGTAAGCCTCTATTTCTTCTGAAGCTTGCCGTTCTTGGTATATATTTCGTTGTATTCGTCTTTCGTTTGTCAGTTCAGATTGTGGTGCTATAATATCGTCTCTTCCAATACGACATAAAGCTAGTTCTAATGAATTATctaaaatgaattttattttatatcaaaacaaaattttgactATAGAAGTACATTTTATAGGCACAATCACATATTTTGAGGTTTTTACCTTGAGCTTTCGTCCCAGATTGTGTCCTCCATAATTTAAGCATGAGTTCGGCTTGTTCAGCACTCGTTATACGTTTGGCTTGTATTTGGTTTACAGTTGCAACACTTACTCCCAATTCGTAAGCTAGAGCAACCCAATCCTTACCCAGTAAATTGCATATATCTTCTAACCTAaaattgaaaatacaaaaattttacattcCTTTTTATCTAGTTGAATTtcaattcaaatttaaatatctTTACGATTGTATTACATATCCAAACATGTTTTCCtaaattttcaataaattttgttccatataatattattttggatgGTGTGTTACttcaaacattataatattattaaaatgacatttaaGAAATATAACCTTGGGTCACTAAGCCGCTGTCTCCAAATTAGCTCTTGTTCTTCAGTACGTCGTGGTAAGGAATCGACTGGTGCCGGCGATGTTCTTTCGGCTGGTATATCATCCGGCACCATTATATTAAGGGCAGCGATCTGGAAGAGTTAGGGAAGTGATAAATATCTAGGATTTTATTGCCAGACTTTATTGCCaatacataaatacatttcaactTACCGGTGCTGGTGACGGTTCTCCCTTCGGTACCTTCGGGTCTCTCATAAATTGACACCTACAAATAGGTTCAAGGTCCTGAGTCTTTATCATAACTGGGAAGGCAACTCTGTTTTCTCTAAACGCTCTAAATGGTAT
This DNA window, taken from Aricia agestis chromosome 19, ilAriAges1.1, whole genome shotgun sequence, encodes the following:
- the LOC121736712 gene encoding ankyrin-2-like isoform X10 codes for the protein MTTETATPNQADASSTFLRAARAGQIEKIISLLEQGVDINVSNANGLNAIHLASKDGHVEVVRELLQRGAAIDAATKKGNTALHIASLAGQEAVVKLLVQNGAQVNIQSQNGFTPLYMAAQENHDGVVKFLLANGANQSLATEDGFTPLAVAMQQGHEKVVAVLLEADTRGRVRLPALHIAAKKDDVKAANLLLENEHNPDVTSKSGFTPLHIAAHYGNESVARLLLAKGADVNCAAKHNICPLHVAAKWGKENMVSLLCDNGANVEARTRDGLTPLHCAARSGHERVVEALLDRGAPITSKSKNGLAPLHMAAQGDHAEAARVLLSRRAPVDDVTVDYLTALHVAAHCGHAKVAKLLLDRNADANARALNGFTPLHIACKKNRIKVVELLLKYGASIQATTESGLTPLHVASFMGCMNIVIYLLQHEANPDVPTVRGETPLHLAARANQTDIIRILLRNGAAVEATARERHTPLHIASRLGNVDIAVLLLQHGADVRALTAGHYNALHIAAKHHNHDVASALIEHNAPLTATTKKGFSALHLAAKYGNLKVANLLLAHGASPDQAGKNGMTPLHVAAQYDKQAVANTLLEKGADAKAVAKNGHTPLHIAARKNQMETAATLLEYGALTNAESKAGFTPLHLAAQQGHTEMCSLLLEHSAEVDHQSKNGLAALHLAAQEDRVPVAQLLVKNGAEVGICTKGGYTPLHIASHYGQANMVRFLLENGASVKAQTAHGYTALHHAAQQGHINIVNILLEHKADANATTVNGQTPLDIASKLGYVTVMETLKEVSEPSLAPATQEKYKVVAPETMLETFMSDSEEEGGEDTILNDQPYRYLTADDMKSLGDDSLPIDVTKDERTESAMSHKNVMEISQTSMNGIPYQPQQEVVKSVSRYSAVHAPEAYCYNVDPTQPKKKLQWKNFLVSFLVDARGGALRGCRGGGVRVIVPPLSAQQPTRITCRYLKPSRINHMPPLMEGEALASRVLEMGPVSAKFLGPVILEVPHYASLRGKEREIVILRSDNGTSWREHNADATDDVVQDILHETLEIEDTNEDEKGWDAPRVTRILTHDFPQYFAVISRIRQEVHAIGPEGGMVSSSVVPQVQAVFPQGALTKKIKVGLQAQIIDSELTAKLLGRGVAVSPVVTVEPRRRKFHKAITLSMPAPRPHTQGMTNQYSTSSAPTLRLLCSISGVFRKRSLEGGTNRAHWEDVTENTPLTFVNDCVSFTTTVSARYWLIDCRHVEDATKMATELYREAIHVPFMARFVVYAKRTDECQAQLRMFCVTDDKEDKALERIERFIQVAKSRDVEVHEGKPIYLEFGGNLVPVAKSGEQLTIPFRAFRENRVAFPVMIKTQDLEPICRCQFMRDPKVPKGEPSPAPIAALNIMVPDDIPAERTSPAPVDSLPRRTEEQELIWRQRLSDPRLEDICNLLGKDWVALAYELGVSVATVNQIQAKRITSAEQAELMLKLWRTQSGTKAQDNSLELALCRIGRDDIIAPQSELTNERRIQRNIYQERQASEEIEAYKVDEDNKLKELIHDDNQVIEGIRTEDLDQDEAKYSPEEKCVLDKSEIERTPTPSEESEEDEDVKRSVAERKEQITKKLSSSKIPASKQKKEIREEIIEIKTQIKPDIKKFQDIEQQVKEKEPKLERTRSKTTPDTGEEEVDKEISEKTPSLEQKKPERPTDQFRKFDPSSPAKPTPKHLQRHMRNESMKFSSGDFSNVTITPRKSIPSDTIDTKTSTETTKIDSFSRDVISQKEIDSAKIEEKLDDGDKSPDLVVDEKDIAEATLKDKINAIETKLTKESSVDLPKTTVKLTKEALKKHTQEQDPGIEYTQAFIRDQSKQISLRETEENVTHKIHTEAEKHIESVKSIKETIQQFDSRVKHTSDKSKVFTKSVRTDSTLVQVSSEEDSEFLKKSTDSETETESQTTVKAEKDKKHKLEANQLTSDITHDLKKDIYKHKKQPDEQDMMAKKYKIEKQLTDELRTKVSEEEISETFEEKGVTMTTVEKDKAEVPQSISSTKSDISKHTKTDSGGSDKKMSYESTILSCTADSMADLQQSTEKDISFVSQTESKVYSRDSKQRSDSLDGSQFSELDDQIGLSPAHKPVERGPKDVVVTKSGEDFTVVDKSTTSTKDITKEFLQFESVHSSTLLTKEPEKDTSKESPVISAKARQFIETVPEDDSVQECFFSKRIYSDSLEDSEHTDSRRHSEAESSKSDQSDVKAKISSSDFDERAEYEGTADSGSAFGDEKFEESISGFTALKIDSTTLDSDKQEISQCEEPEVLFKKMTPKRHSRTESISISKLSDLIETEPSKSKQEFQMIVTEAEEVDRSFEKDDVSDKISSESSREVEISDKKSSEGISDKISSEDAVTDKKTSSEEGVAKDDDLEDLKQKDATKSVKDIIKQIEKSESKILAGATLDKDETKRQSVTSVESGSASELRLEEKRLSDAHSLTESRDYTFEESEDDIATQGTHVNILSKERSDFRKEDKKIEPAKPAKLTHGDSLDDVEGFPEDHVSEYVHKLPHISEISAQEKDFTSQFLHKEREEQLKRETGLSHETLIASSKKITDARESITQKTTETSVKEKEHEDTDIIDTSVTTTIGNAGEEITTTTTIEKINGLDGEEQVKTTVRETTKYLTGEVATKESEHTTSEKCMTKISDVTESVSTDIIKTFAQETSSDELHKHDLKEELLKAQSDTQTKIGPSGETITIVTLTEIAKKPSGEEVTKTTITERTKYPTGEESVSTKVSEVTSSVKYKSQIVTEIENIISSTEPPAPIEVKKGDDQIIKSTKSIEPDFEDKKIQGTKFDVSKIRTDTLDKFSVGDEISDSGKDSKKIKKGIVQHGASEISKKEVTNVVDEILQKGTADALARSPLHEKSIVKEFDSEKRSYDAKVPTKDERRHSCISPAISLERIAESETETEEDISKLKTEVLEKYKADDSKKELKKSDSAMKQMAENIEIIIKQASEDIDMSSEDAPIEEHPKDLEGEVSVDSIIEEAVVTVEGLLDKSKDSQDQYVDLTLENISDAKRIKDKPGLTKSLSRDSGETMIMPKKKQIRTFSVQSSPDEMEEQIYTDSESDMDKAKVLEIIEPSSEVDNKLPASSFDPKKMRTDSLDDADDFPEKETEYFGEDSKFIEQKGFDEHHVLSSHESEASSSIQPQDEKPMPFTGKKTHFVDSVLRSDVVSKSTTESSVTTVISTLTKSSEDDQKSIIEDRTSADLSKLSGAELLKDTSKMSFDTKDEFKIDDQNEDRGTPDLSKKSIDLTKDYSKSSIDSKDTSRDFATNELSKDSTADLTKDFSKVSIDSVRETSRSIDEKTFSEDHSSFDVSKTLASDGSDGITISKEFIEEERSISKIVHVSTSSSQETSIMTESKGMSEVDDKSLDRTNKLEKSDYQMKSIEEKCDSLKDDDDDENETENLTKDDSEVPDMKELNRRCSNLLEDISSQGALIRIDSSHVTQDLVSKFSKTPPPSPVDLIMKERAKCEEPSSDRPVGLHLKGSDSTFLDTSRQSPRASSAGDSLISETEAHQSDPASGSWSGQDEELSSSGSFSRARADLMLGSTDSLEATSSNATRATFNYEVDTPMTGSLTSGAVRPPGSNTMVSSLDTMDPVTAVQMESLEHQSTSEHYSQEYEVHEPDSDTERLELDGRTPKAKERTIMFDSTDTLSAVSGDGSVREVTVEAPAATFYIGDTPITRGERHEEEESQPTLSGSCPASLPPTAQPSLPVPAQRRSLTTLAKSPSSSSEHSPKK